The genomic DNA AGGCGTTCATCTTCTTCAACAGCTTCAACTGTATCAACCATTGTGTTCATAGTATTATGTGTTTTAGGCGTATGGCTGCTGTCCTCCAAATCCTTTGCACCGCCGCAAAAAACCACCAGCACTGCCACTGACGACACCAATGCCAAAACTTTCTCAAACGATGATAGAAAAGACCAAACTGTTTTCGAGGATAATCCTGGTCTTCTACCCAACGACGCCATTCAGTCAGATGATCAAAATGGTCGTGAAAGAGATGAAGAAGCCAAGCCTGATGAAGACCAGAGGaagaagattattaaaaatattgcaAAAGGCGAGGAAGATAAGCAGGAACAAGGGCAGACTCAGATATCTGAAGAGAGTGCTTTGACACTGAACCAACAACAAGAACAATCAATGGCAAACCATGGTGACGAGAAAGAAACACAGTCAACTGAAGAAATGATGAAGCAACAGCAGCAAGAAGATGCTGGAAATGGAAACCAGACTGTAAATTCACAGGATTTGCATAATCAGTTATCGGATGAAGATAATAAGAGGAGAATGAAAAAGCATCAAGATCAACATGAACAGAAGAAACAAGAAACTCCTAAAAATTTCACCACCTTCAACGATACAACAAACCCagtaaaagaaaaaccaaatgATAACTTACAGACGCGTCAACAAACAACGGAGGAGTCTCAAAGAACGAAGGAACAGAAGCCGACTAACTCCAACTCGGGCGATGCCCACCACGGGATTCCCCAAGAATCATCCGAGTCAAAGAAGTCATGGTCAACTCAGGCGGTTCAGTCTGAAACTCAAAAAGAAAGACGTACAGACGAGCACAACAGTAATCACACATGGCTACTTTGTAACGAAACTGCGGGTCCTGATTTTATACCTTGTTTGGATAATGAAAAGGCCATCAAACAGTTACGTTCGACTATACATTACGAGCATCGTGAGAGGCATTGCCCTGAGAAAGGGCCGACTTGTTTGGTCCCAATTCCACAGGGATATAAAAGATCAATCGATTGGCCAGCAAGCAGAGATAAGGTGAGATTGAATAAGAGTTTACGGTCTGCTTAACATAATTTGAGaagggttttaaaatttttactgcGGTGTTGTAGATATGGTATCAAAATGTACCCTACACAAAGCTGGTAGAGGTGAAGGGACACCAAAATTGGGTTAAGGTAACGGGTGAATTTTTGACATTTCCAGGAGGAGGCACACAGTTCATACATGGCGCTCTTCACTATATTGATCTTATTCAAAAGGTAATTTATACGGTTTCACCTCTTTGGTCCACTGTTAACTCGATACATAACTTTTCAATTGGGTTCTTGGTGTTACAGGCGGTACCAGAAATAGCCTGGGGGAAGCACAGTCGAGTGATATTGGATGTTGGCTGTGGAG from Mangifera indica cultivar Alphonso chromosome 16, CATAS_Mindica_2.1, whole genome shotgun sequence includes the following:
- the LOC123198742 gene encoding probable methyltransferase PMT27 yields the protein MVLGNKRGPRRSSSSTASTVSTIVFIVLCVLGVWLLSSKSFAPPQKTTSTATDDTNAKTFSNDDRKDQTVFEDNPGLLPNDAIQSDDQNGRERDEEAKPDEDQRKKIIKNIAKGEEDKQEQGQTQISEESALTLNQQQEQSMANHGDEKETQSTEEMMKQQQQEDAGNGNQTVNSQDLHNQLSDEDNKRRMKKHQDQHEQKKQETPKNFTTFNDTTNPVKEKPNDNLQTRQQTTEESQRTKEQKPTNSNSGDAHHGIPQESSESKKSWSTQAVQSETQKERRTDEHNSNHTWLLCNETAGPDFIPCLDNEKAIKQLRSTIHYEHRERHCPEKGPTCLVPIPQGYKRSIDWPASRDKIWYQNVPYTKLVEVKGHQNWVKVTGEFLTFPGGGTQFIHGALHYIDLIQKAVPEIAWGKHSRVILDVGCGVASFGGYLFDRDALTMSFAPKDEHEAQVQFALERGIPAISAVMGSQRLPFPSNVFDVVHCARCRVPWHVDGGKLLLELNRVLRSGGYFVWSATPVYRKDEENVKIWKAMSSLTLSMCWDLVTIRMDKLNSAGFAIYRKPTTNECYDKRRHNNPPMCKNEDDPNAAWYVPLQACLHRLNPDKAVRGSQWPAVWPNRLYTAPYWLNSSQMGIYGAPSPQDFIKDQEHWKNVVSSSYLNGLGFSWANVRNVMDMKAVYGGFATALKDLPVWVMNVVNTNAPDTLPIIYERGLFGIYHDWCESFSTYPRSYDLLHADHLFSMLKQRCSILPVMAEVDRIVRPGGKLIVRDTTKVIAEVENLLKSLHWEITFTNHKDQDGVLSAQKGQWRPQTYMQAASS